A window of the Lactuca sativa cultivar Salinas chromosome 7, Lsat_Salinas_v11, whole genome shotgun sequence genome harbors these coding sequences:
- the LOC111904223 gene encoding vacuolar-sorting receptor 1, which produces MAHRESMMIKLLLGFMLLSCIHHESAIGRFVVEKNSLTVTSPESIKGNHDSAIGNFGIPQYGGSMAGTVDYPKENKKGCRKFDEFGISFKANPGALPKFVLLDRGDCFFALKVWNAQNAGASAVLVADDIDEPLITMDRPEEDGSSSKYIENITIPSALISNNFGETLKKAISNGDMVNLNLDWRESVPHPDDRVEYELWTNSNDECGVKCDMLMEFVKSFKGAAQILEKGGYSLFTPHYITWYCPQAFTISKQCKSQCINHGRYCAPDPEQDFSTGYEGKDVVIENLRQLCVFKVANESRKAWIWWDYVTDFQIRCPMKEKKYNKECADEVIKSLGLDLGKIEKCMGDPNADSDNIVLKEEQDAQIGKGSRGDVTILPTLVVNNRQYRGKLEKGAVLKAICSGFEETTEPAVCLSDGVETNECLENNGGCWHDKSANVTACKDTFRGRVCECPLVDGVQFKGDGYTSCVASGPGHCKINNGGCWHESRNGDSFSACLDNENGKCACPSGFKGDGVKSCEDVDECKEKKACQCPECSCKNTWGSYECSCSGDFLYYKDHDTCISKTAGKGKSSWAAMWIIFLSLAMAAGGAYLVYKYRWRSYMDSEIRAIMAQYMPLDNQSGVVNHVNENHA; this is translated from the exons ATGGCGCATCGAGAATCGATGATGATTAAACTCCTTCTAGGGTTTATGCTACTGAGCTGCATACATCATGAATCCGCAATTGGTAGGTTTGTAGTTGAAAAAAACAGCTTAACAGTTACTTCTCCTGAATCCATCAAAGGAAATCACGACAGTGCCATTGGCAACTTCGGAATTCCTCAGTACGGCGGTAGTATGGCCGGAACAGTCGATTACCCGAAAGAAAACAAAAAAGGTTGTCGAAAGTTCGACGAATTCGGGATTTCTTTCAAAGCAAATCCCGGCGCATTGCCTAAATTTGTTCTTCTCGATCGTGGAG ATTGTTTTTTTGCTTTGAAAGTATGGAACGCCCAAAACGCTGGTGCATCAGCTGTTCTTGTTGCAGACGACATTGACGAACCACTAATCACCATGGATAGACCTGAagaagatggttcctcttcaaaaTACATAGAAAACATAACAATCCCATCAGCATTAATCTCCAATAACTTCGGTGAAACCCTGAAAAAAGCAATCAGTAACGGCGACATGGTAAACCTAAATCTTGATTGGAGAGAATCCGTTCCACATCCAGATGATCGAGTCGAATATGAACTATGGACAAATAGCAACGATGAATGTGGAGTTAAATGCGACATGTTAATGGAGTTTGTGAAGAGTTTCAAAGGGGCAGCACAAATTCTTGAGAAGGGTGGATATTCCCTTTTTACCCCTCATTATATAACATGGTATTGTCCTCAAGCGTTTACCATTAGTAAACAGTGTAAATCACAGTGTATCAATCATGGAAGGTATTGTGCACCTGATCCTGAACAGGATTTTAGCACAGGGTATGAAGGAAAAGATGTGGTTATTGAAAATTTGAGACAATTGTGTGTGTTTAAAGTGGCAAATGAGAGTAGAAAAGCATGGATTTGGTGGGATTATGTTACAGATTTTCAAATAAGGTGTCCCATGAAAGAGAAGAAGTATAATAAAGAGTGTGCTGATGAGGTCATCAAATCCCTAG GACTTGATTTGGGAAAGATTGAGAAATGTATGGGAGACCCTAATGCGGATTCTGATAATATTGTCCTTAAAGAAGAACAAGATGCTCaa ATTGGGAAGGGGTCAAGAGGTGATGTGACCATATTGCCCACACTTGTGGTTAATAATAGACAATACCGAG GAAAGTTAGAAAAAGGTGCTGTTTTGAAGGCCATTTGCTCTGGTTTTGAAGAAACAACCGAGCCTGCTGTTTGTCTTAGTGAtg gtgTGGAAACAAACGAGTGCTTGGAGAATAATGGTGGTTGCTGGCATGATAAATCCGCCAATGTCACTGCATGCAAG GATACATTTCGTGGGAGAGTTTGTGAGTGTCCTTTGGTTGATGGAGTACAATTCAAAGGAGATGGGTATACCTCATGTGTAG CAAGTGGGCCAGGGCATTGTAAGATCAATAATGGAGGATGTTGGCATGAAAGCCGAAATGGTGATTCATTCTCAGCTTGTCTG GATAATGAAAACGGGAAATGTGCATGTCCTTCTGGGTTTAAAGGCGATGGTGTGAAAAGTTGTGAAg ATGTTGATGAATGTAAAGAGAAGAAAGCATGTCAATGTCCAGAATGCAGTTGCAAGAATACATGGGGAAGCTATGAGTGTAGTTGCAGTGGTGATTTTCTTTATTATAAAGACCATGATACCTGCATAA GTAAGACAGCTGGCAAAGGTAAATCTTCATGGGCTGCCATGTGGATTATTTTCTTGAGCTTAGCAATGGCTGCAGGTGGAGCATATCTCGTATACAAGTATAGATGGAGG TCATACATGGATTCAGAGATCAGAGCTATCATGGCACAATACATGCCTCTTGACAACCAAAGTGGAGTGGTGAATCATGTAAACGAGAATCATGCGTGA
- the LOC111904225 gene encoding transcription factor bHLH84 isoform X2 → MAQLLGNFSTKSPKTSTFEDSSSSSSAFWSQSHHESTMKDDYEASISISDNANTNSLLFPTSSGESYLSISSSGGNNKRGISVIPFFSKMEGEEATEFDNMTPSSRKRSYSFDDVQMGWKKTKFTSMNDSDDDSNRLQDLSPRPQGVPMANSSGKKRASNGSATDSQSVYAKKRRERINERLRILQSLVPNGTKVDISTMLEEAVQYVKFLQLQIKLLSSDDLWMYAPLAYNGMDIGLDITLPSPR, encoded by the exons ATGGCACAATTACTTGGTAACTTTTCAACTAAATCACCTAAAACTTCCACCTTTGAagattcttcttcctcttcttctgcaTTTTGGTCACAATCACACCATGAATCCACCATGAAAGATGATTACGAAGCTTCAATATCCATTTCAGACAATGCAAACACCAATAGTCTTCTTTTTCCCACTTCAAGCGGGGAAAGCTACCTCTCAATCTCCTCTTCAGGTGGCAACAACAAAAGGGGTATTTCCGTCATTCCTTTTTTCTCAAAAATGGAAGGAGAGGAAGCAACTGAGTTTGATAACATGACACCAAGTTCTAGGAAACGCTCTTATAGCTTCGATGAT GTTCAAATGGGTTGGAAGAAGACAAAGTTTACAAGCATGAATGACTCAGATGATGACTCGAATAGATTGCAAGATTTAAGCCCAAGACCACAAGGGGTTCCAATGGCGAATTCAAGTGGCAAGAAAAGAGCAAGTAATGGCTCAGCAACCGATAGTCAAAGTGTCTACGCAAAG AAAAGAAGAGAGAGAATCAATGAAAGGTTGAGAATATTACAGAGTCTTGTTCCTAATGGTACAAAG GTTGACATAAGCACGATGCTTGAGGAAGCTGTTCAATATGTTAAATTTTTGCAACTCCAAATCAAG CTTTTGAGCTCTGATGATCTATGGATGTATGCTCCTCTTGCGTACAATGGTATGGACATTGGACTTGATATAACTCTTCCTTCACCAAGATAA
- the LOC111904225 gene encoding transcription factor bHLH84 isoform X1 gives MESVSTLLEGERNYFSGTYVSEEADFMAQLLGNFSTKSPKTSTFEDSSSSSSAFWSQSHHESTMKDDYEASISISDNANTNSLLFPTSSGESYLSISSSGGNNKRGISVIPFFSKMEGEEATEFDNMTPSSRKRSYSFDDVQMGWKKTKFTSMNDSDDDSNRLQDLSPRPQGVPMANSSGKKRASNGSATDSQSVYAKKRRERINERLRILQSLVPNGTKVDISTMLEEAVQYVKFLQLQIKLLSSDDLWMYAPLAYNGMDIGLDITLPSPR, from the exons atggaatctGTGTCTACTCTTTTGGAAGGAGAAAGGAACTACTTTAGTGGAACATATGTTAGTGAAGAAGCTGATTTCATGGCACAATTACTTGGTAACTTTTCAACTAAATCACCTAAAACTTCCACCTTTGAagattcttcttcctcttcttctgcaTTTTGGTCACAATCACACCATGAATCCACCATGAAAGATGATTACGAAGCTTCAATATCCATTTCAGACAATGCAAACACCAATAGTCTTCTTTTTCCCACTTCAAGCGGGGAAAGCTACCTCTCAATCTCCTCTTCAGGTGGCAACAACAAAAGGGGTATTTCCGTCATTCCTTTTTTCTCAAAAATGGAAGGAGAGGAAGCAACTGAGTTTGATAACATGACACCAAGTTCTAGGAAACGCTCTTATAGCTTCGATGAT GTTCAAATGGGTTGGAAGAAGACAAAGTTTACAAGCATGAATGACTCAGATGATGACTCGAATAGATTGCAAGATTTAAGCCCAAGACCACAAGGGGTTCCAATGGCGAATTCAAGTGGCAAGAAAAGAGCAAGTAATGGCTCAGCAACCGATAGTCAAAGTGTCTACGCAAAG AAAAGAAGAGAGAGAATCAATGAAAGGTTGAGAATATTACAGAGTCTTGTTCCTAATGGTACAAAG GTTGACATAAGCACGATGCTTGAGGAAGCTGTTCAATATGTTAAATTTTTGCAACTCCAAATCAAG CTTTTGAGCTCTGATGATCTATGGATGTATGCTCCTCTTGCGTACAATGGTATGGACATTGGACTTGATATAACTCTTCCTTCACCAAGATAA
- the LOC111904224 gene encoding uncharacterized protein LOC111904224: protein MVVCKCRKATKLYCFVHKVPVCGECICFPEHQICVVRTYSEWVIDGEYDWPTKCCHCQAVLEEGGGSQTTRLGCLHIIHTSCLVSNIKSYPPHTAPAGYVCPQCSTSIWPPKSIKDSGSRLHSQLKEAIIQTGMEKNVFGNNPVSFPIPAISSEPLTKDPSSVNGSSSSSKPSSIDIVEIDVPNSANHSRSPTSVVPGATTRKSAQQVERQNSEVSYYADDEDANRKKYTRRGTFRHKFLRSLIPFWSSALPTLPVTAPPRKDGNTDETQTHRPHHRPSRMDPRKILLVIAIMACLATMGILYYRIAQRGFGEEVVGQEEEQ, encoded by the exons ATGGTGGTCTGCAAGTGCCGAAAG GCAACTAAATTGTACTGCTTCGTGCACAAGGTTCCAGTTTGTGGAGAATGCATCTGTTTTCCAGAGCACCAAATTTGTGTG GTTCGTACATACTCAGAATGGGTAATTGATGGAGAGTATGACTGGCCCACAAAGTGCTGCCATTGTCAAGCTGTGCTTGAAGAAGGTGGTGGCTCTCAAACTACACGTCTGGGATGCCTGC ATATCATACACACTAGTTGCTTAGTTTCAAATATTAAAAGCTACCCTCCACACACTGCTCCGGCTGGATATGTTTGTCCTCAATGTTCAACTTCA ATATGGCCTCCTAAAAGCATCAAAGATTCAGGGTCACGTTTACATTCACAGTTGAAGGAAGCAATTATTCAG actggaatggagaagaatgtGTTTGGAAACAATCCAGTTTCATTCCCAATTCCTGCTATATCCTCAGAGCCTTTGACAAAAGATCCCTCCTCTGTGAatggttcttcttcttcttctaaacctTCAAGCATAGACATTGTGGAGATTGATGTTCCCAATTCAGCAAATCACTCAAGAAGCCCAACTTCTGTTGTT CCTGGGGCTACAACAAGAAAGAGTGCACAACAAGTAGAAAGGCAAAACTCTGAGGTTTCTTATTATGCAGATGATGAAGATGCTAATCGGAAGAAGTACACTAGGAGAG GGACATTTCGGCATAAGTTTCTTCGGTCATTGATACCATTTTGGTCAAGTGCATTGCCAACTTTACCAGTGACTGCACCTCCTAGAAAAGATGGAAATACAGATGAGACTCAGACTCATAGGCCCCACCATAGGCCTTCAAGGATGGATCCAAGAAAAATACTtctggttatagcaatcat GGCGTGTTTAGCGACAATGGGAATTCTGTATTACAGAATTGCACAACGAGGGTTTGGGGAAGAGGTGGTGGGCCAGGAGGAGGAACAGTGA
- the LOC111904250 gene encoding uncharacterized protein LOC111904250 produces MSSRREEDHTHDHFFKLILIGDSHVGKSNLLSRFCDNKFTLEFNSTIGVEFATKTLHIDGKHIMVQIWDTSGHKKVRAITDAYYRGATGALLVYDVTKHITFVNIQRWLADLRNHADPNMVLMLIGNKSDVRHSVTVLTEVGKSFAEKESLYFIETSALRDTNVEKAFTEIVDRMYQTQICRTKAMEVQETTSLSRSVSISSGNNEPAHYKLKLESFSLLFEAGIVKYESDVFEASGYKWKLELYPKGNEEEYINDHISLYLVICDTQSLERGWEVYVYFKILIYDHIRHNYLTIQGGDGKRTRFHEKKTRWGFRKLMSLDSFKEAENGYLFGDSCEFGAEVFVVPKYAQKDQCLSMIKPPITMNTHIWTIANFSALKDEALYSEDFKVGQVKWKLSLYPKGSKTGKNTNLSIFLRPHDVGSGSGSGSDEWRVYAKFKIRVKTHEFGSTHESKEADHWFCKTSDGWGFPCFMLLSDLHDSKKGFLWNDTLVVEAQILIVGILKNLV; encoded by the exons ATGTCAAGCCGCCGGGAAGAAGATCACACCCACGACCACTTCTTCAAACTCATTCTAATCGGCGACTCCCATGTCGGAAAATCCAACTTACTCTCCAGATTCTGCGACAACAAATTCACCCTCGAGTTCAACTCCACCATCGGAGTCGAGTTCGCCACCAAAACCCTCCACATCGACGGAAAGCACATCATGGTTCAAATCTGGGACACTTCCGGCCACAAGAAAGTTCGAGCCATCACCGACGCCTACTACCGTGGTGCAACCGGTGCACTCCTGGTCTACGATGTTACTAAACATATCACATTTGTAAACATACAACGATGGTTAGCAGATTTGAGGAACCATGCAGATCCGAATATGGTTTTGATGTTGATCGGAAATAAATCCGATGTTAGACACTCGGTTACTGTTTTGACGGAGGTCGGAAAGTCATTTGCTGAGAAAGAATCTTTGTATTTTATTGAGACATCTGCTTTGAGAGATACGAATGTGGAGAAAGCGTTTACTGAAATTGTTGATCGAATGTATCAGACTCAAATTTGTAGGACGAAAGCTATGGAAGTTCAAGAAACAACGTCGCTTTCTAGAA GTGTATCTATATCAAGTGGAAACAACGAACCTGCACACTACAAACTGAAGCTCGAATCATTCTCTCTTTTGTTTGAAGCTGGAATAGTAAAGTATGAATCCGATGTTTTTGAAGCTAGCGGATACAAATG GAAACTAGAACTATATCCAAAAGGAAACGAGGAAGAATACATAAACGATCATATTTCTCTTTATCTTGTCATATGTGACACACAAAGCCTTGAAAGAGGGTGGGAGGTTTATGTGTACTTCAAAATCTTGATTTACGATCATATACGCCACAACTATCTAACCATTCAAG GTGGGGATGGGAAACGTACGAGGTTCCATGAGAAGAAAACGAGATGGGGCTTCAGGAAACTCATGTCACTAGATTCGTTTAAGGAGGCTGAAAACGGTTACCTTTTTGGGGATTCATGTGAGTTTGGAGCCGAGGTTTTTGTTGTCCCAAAATATGCGCAAAAAGATCAATGTTTGTCGATGATCAAGCCGCCAATAACGATGAATACACACATTTGGACAATTGCTAATTTTTCGGCTTTAAAAGATGAAGCGTTGTACTCTGAGGATTTCAAAGTTGGCCAAGTGAAATG GAAATTGTCGTTGTATCCTAAAGGATCCAAAACAGGGAAAAACACAAATCTTTCAATCTTTCTAAGACCACATGATGTTGGATCTGGTTCTGGTTCTGGATCGGATGAGTGGAGAGTTTATGCAAAATTCAAGATTCGGGTAAAAACCCATGAATTCGGCAGTACCCATGAAAGTAAAG AAGCTGACCATTGGTTTTGCAAAACATCTGATGGTTGGGGGTTCCCTTGTTTTATGCTGTTAAGCGATCTTCATGACTCCAAAAAGGGTTTCTTGTGGAACGACACTTTGGTTGTTGAAGCACAAATCTTAATTGTGGGCATCCTAAAAAATCTCGTCTAA